In the Candidatus Sericytochromatia bacterium genome, CTTCACCACCCCGTCAGGGCGCAAGCGAACATTGGCGGCCTTGACGTCACAGTGAACGAGCCCACGGGCATGGACGTAACCCAGCGCCATGGCCACCTGCCCCATCAAGCGCACGAAGGTGTCCCGGTCCACCGGAGCGACCTCGTCCAGCCCACGGCCGGGCACGTACTCCATGGTGAGGTAGGGCGTGTCGGTGTTCAGCAGGCCGTACTCGAGAACCTCACAGCAGTTCGGATGGCGGAGTTGCGTCATCAAGCGAAACTCCTGGATGAAATCGAGATACGACTTTTCTTGCGAGTGCCTGGCCGGCTCGCTGCCTCCCGGCGCCGGGGCACGCGACGTGATCACCTTCAAGGCCACATCTCGTTCCGTGGTGCTGTCGTGAACGAGCCAGACCTGCCCCATCGCGCCCTCGCCCAGCAGGCGAAGGACCCGATATCGATTGACCAGCACGTCTCCCAGCATTCCGCCGTCCTCTTTCGGCCCGAGGAGGCGATTGTCTCACCCCCCCAAGCGCGTGGCAAATCCGGGGTCCTCGCACCAGGCAGCCGCAGACGTTGTGATACGATCGCCGCGTGAGTCGACCGCCCCACGCCCCCCCCCCGACAGCCTCTGAATCCGACTGGCGAGTGGCCTTGTACCTGTGGGGCTTTGCGCTGGCTCTGTACTTGGTGGGTGCGGGGGGGCACTTCTACGCCAGCGACGACCAGCAGAAGTTCGAGGCCCTTCGCACGCTGATGACCGAAGGCTCGTGGACCTGGCCAGGCGGCTGGGGAACGGGACAGGCAGGCCAGCCGGTCTCCTGGTTTTCGCTCGGGGCCTCGCTGGTCATGCTGCCAGGATTCTTGCTGGGGGCAGTTCTGTCGGGCGCCTCCCCGCAGTTTTCTGCTGATGACTGGCAACGTGGGGTGATCGCGTTTCAGAATTGCGTGATATCGGCCAGTTTGCTCGCGATCAGCTATCTGGGTGCGCGTCGCCTGAATTTTGCCCCTCGCACCGCGCTCACAGGCGCGATTGTGCTGGGCTTCTGTACCATCATCTGGCCCTACGCCAAGACAAGTTGGTCCGAACCCGCGGCCACGCTGGCCCTCTTTGCCGGTGCCCTGTCACTGTGTGAACACGTCGGTCATGCGCGGGCTTCGACCCTCCGAGGGGCCTGGTTGGCGGGGGCGTTGATGGCGATCGCCTGTTTGATTCGCACGGAATACCTGATCGCGGTGACCGGAATGCTGATTGCCGCCTTTTCCATCGCCAGGCATCGCCCGAATGTCAGCGTCAAGACCTGGCAGGCGATCGGATGGCCGCTCCTGGCCGCATTGGCCATCCACGCCGGCTATGAATGGGTCCGCCACGGCAGCCCGCTGGCCTTTCCCAATTACTGGATGCCACAAGCGGCCCTGACGCAACCGCGCGCCTGGCGGGCCTGCGAGAATCTCTACCTGGCCTTGCTGAGCCCGAATCAAGGGTTCTTCTGGTATTCCCCGCCGCTCCTGTTGGCCCTGTGCGGCTGGCCGCGATTTCGCCAACGCCTGCCGGACGTCGCCTGGATCTGGTGGGGCGGGCTGTTTCCCCTGGCCCTATTTTACCTCGTGGGCTGGGGCACCTCCACCTGGGCCTGGGGCCTCCGCTACGGCTACGTGTTCGTGCCCTTCCTGCTGATGCCCGTGCTCAGTTGGTACGAAACGGGACGAAACCGTTTGGCCAAGGCCCTTTTGGTGGCGGGCTGCGGTGTCCAGGTGCTGGCCTGGCCGTTCGACTTCGGCTATCTGTACCTGGATGCCCTGAACCTCCAGAAATTCGAGACGATCGAGCAGGTTCGAACCGTTCCCAGCCACGCGCCGCTGCGGCTGGCCTGGGACCGCTGGCCGAGCAGCCTGAAGGAGGCCCGGGAGGCGTTCGCGGCCCCTCCGAGTGACGCCCCGGCCATCCAGGCGATGCGTGAGGCGCGGGTCCACTTCGTGCCGGATACCTGGTGGATGCTCTTGCGCCGCACTTCCTTCCCGCGCGCGCCCCTTGACGGCGTTCCGCTGGCCTTGCTGGCTGTCGCGGTTTATTGCGGATGGCGTGCGGCGCGCCTCACCCAGCCATCCGACGCCTGGCGATCACCACCAGGTTCAAGCCAGGCTGGGTCCCCGCCGCAATCCGGATGTCGCTGACATCTCCAGGGAATGTCCCTGGGGTCTGCCCGGAGCGAGCGAGACGCTGCAGACCTCGCAACGCCTCGAGTCCCGCCACCCGGTACCAATCGGGAAGTCCTGGCAGGGTTACCGGCAAGGTCAGCCAGCGAATCAGACGGTAGCGGGCCAATTCCGGTTCGACCAGGCGGGCCTCGGCTCCCATCATCAACGCCGTGACCGGTTCGAAACACGGCGCAAGGAGCCGTTGCAAGGTTCTTTGGTCGAATTCGCGCGGATGCCAGCGATTCCAAGGGCGCTGATAGCGGAAGAGGCGCACCTCCCGATTGGGCGTGGCCAGCAGCAAGCAGCCCCCAGGGGCGAGCAAGCGGGCAATTTCTCGCAGGTGGGCCGCCGGGTCGTCCACGTGCTCGAGCACCTGAAAGGAGAGCACCACTTCGAAGGCGGCCTCGTCAAACGGCAATGCTCCGTGGTCCGACACCCGCTGAAATTGAAGGTTCCCTCGCTCAAACCGGGTTTTGGCATAGGCGAGACTGTCGGCACACACGTCGACCCCCAGCACCGCATCGGCGACCTCGGCGATCGCGAAGGTCCCGTAGCCCGTTCCACAGCCGAGGTCCAGCACCCGCTTTCCCGCACAGTGTTCCAGGGCAAAGGCATAGGTGGCCTGATGAACCAGGCGATTCAGATGGTCTTCCCGGGAACGCGCTGGCCCCTCCAGCAGCAGACGCTCACCCGAATCACGCCACGCACCCGTCATCACTCACAAGACTCCTGGAGAAAACACACTCCCCATTCTAGGACCTCACGATCCGCCTCGACAGCCCCCATCCCCCCGTTTCCCTGCGGTCGGAGGCAAGGCTGCCATCCCCCTGCCCCGTGGCACGCGAACGCAAGGTGCTAGAATCTGACGGTCGTCACCGTTCGTGTCACTCTCCCATTCCGGGGCACCCGATGTTGCGCTTCCTCCTCTTCCTGTCCCTGATGCTCACAAGTTGGCCGTCCGAGGCGGCCGACACCGCCCCACCCCCGCTGAGCAAGACCGATGTTTTTGCCGAGGAAGGCGATTTCACCCACGCCCAGGCCAACGCCCTGCGTTATGACCGGCGAACCGGTGGTTGGCGGCTGCAGGATGACCCTTCGGGGGGCTTCGTCGCCCTGGGCCAGCTCACGCTGCCAGCGCTGCGCTACGGGGCAGGCTTCACGGACGCGGTGGTCTCCTGGAATGCGGATTGCCCGCTCGGCACCTGGCTGCAACTGGAAGCCAGTGCCAGTCGAGACGGGGGAGACAGCTGGAGCCAGTGGTTGGAGCTGGCGCGTTGGGGAGACCGGGACACCCTTCGGTTTCAGAGTGGTGCCCCGGGTTTGCAGCAGGACGGAGAGGTCCGCGTGGACCAGGACACGCTGGTGGTCAAGCCGGCCGGCGATCGCCTGCGCCTGAGAGTCACCCTGCACTCCACCCGCCCGGCCGTGACCCCCCTGCTGTCTCTGCTCAGCGTGGCCACCGTCAATCGCAACAAAGCCGTCGACCCTGATGGCCCCGTCCGAACCGCCTGGGGCCGGGAGGTGCCGACCCAGTTCCGCGCGCAGAGCTGGGAAGCGGCGGACCGTAGCTACCGCGTCTGTGGACCGACCTCCGCCACCATGGCCCTCGCCGCTCACGGGATCAAACTCCCGAGCAGACAAGTCGCGGCTGCCTGCTGGGATGAGCGCCACGGCATCTACGGCAACTGGCCTTTCATCGCGGCCGCGATGCACCGCCTGATGAACTCCCAGGCCGACGGGCTGCCACACAAACCAGGACAGCGATTCGTGGGGCGAAGCTGGGTCGCCTGGCCGGCCGGCTGGAAAATGCTGGAAGAGGAAATCCTGGCCGGACGACCGAGCATTGTGAGCATTCATTTTGCGGAAGGCGAACTGCCCGGCGCCCCCACGAGCAGTTCAGACGGCCACCTGGTGCTGCTGACAGGCTTCACCAAGGCCGGGGACCCGATCGTGCGCGACCCCGCGGCTCGGCGGGTGGAAAATGGTCGGATCGTCTATCCGCGTGACGCCTTCCATCGCGCCCGCCACGGCGGCCCGGTGATTCTTCTTCAGCCGTGGCGGGAACACCCCAGGGAGACCCTACCGTGAATCACGATCCTCGTACCGCTTCGCCCGTTGCCGAGGCCCCGTCGATCGAGCAAGCAGAAGGCTATGATCTGCGAGCCACGCCTGAGACGATCGCTCAGGCCCACCGC is a window encoding:
- a CDS encoding C39 family peptidase; this encodes MLRFLLFLSLMLTSWPSEAADTAPPPLSKTDVFAEEGDFTHAQANALRYDRRTGGWRLQDDPSGGFVALGQLTLPALRYGAGFTDAVVSWNADCPLGTWLQLEASASRDGGDSWSQWLELARWGDRDTLRFQSGAPGLQQDGEVRVDQDTLVVKPAGDRLRLRVTLHSTRPAVTPLLSLLSVATVNRNKAVDPDGPVRTAWGREVPTQFRAQSWEAADRSYRVCGPTSATMALAAHGIKLPSRQVAAACWDERHGIYGNWPFIAAAMHRLMNSQADGLPHKPGQRFVGRSWVAWPAGWKMLEEEILAGRPSIVSIHFAEGELPGAPTSSSDGHLVLLTGFTKAGDPIVRDPAARRVENGRIVYPRDAFHRARHGGPVILLQPWREHPRETLP
- a CDS encoding class I SAM-dependent methyltransferase, translated to MTGAWRDSGERLLLEGPARSREDHLNRLVHQATYAFALEHCAGKRVLDLGCGTGYGTFAIAEVADAVLGVDVCADSLAYAKTRFERGNLQFQRVSDHGALPFDEAAFEVVLSFQVLEHVDDPAAHLREIARLLAPGGCLLLATPNREVRLFRYQRPWNRWHPREFDQRTLQRLLAPCFEPVTALMMGAEARLVEPELARYRLIRWLTLPVTLPGLPDWYRVAGLEALRGLQRLARSGQTPGTFPGDVSDIRIAAGTQPGLNLVVIARRRMAG